One genomic segment of Plasmodium vivax chromosome 9, whole genome shotgun sequence includes these proteins:
- a CDS encoding hypothetical protein, conserved (encoded by transcript PVX_090995A), translating into MTRTSGQLCKFVCSKCSNIIHLNEACEMIFKKVYPQYAQKYYHMNELSKGGESGAGPGPHLLDNLYRQIYSNGLCGVNKQKNDFANKDGLKNVLQFLNRGNIKCTKCSAANMWHAK; encoded by the coding sequence ATGACACGAACGAGCGGGCAACTCTGCAAATTCGTCTGCAGCAAGTGCAGCAATATTATTCACCTGAACGAAGCGTGCGAGATGATATTCAAAAAGGTATACCCACAGTACGCCCAAAAGTACTATCACATGAATGAGCTGAGCAAAGGAGGGGAGAGCGGGGCAGGTCCGGGACCCCACCTCCTAGACAATCTGTACAGGCAGATTTACAGCAACGGCTTATGTGGGGTTAATAAACAGAAGAACGATTTTGCCAACAAGGATGGGCTCAAGAACGTCTTGCAGTTTCTAAACAGGGGCAATATAAAGTGTACCAAGTGTAGCGCGGCGAACATGTGGCACGCCAAGTAg
- a CDS encoding hypothetical protein, conserved (encoded by transcript PVX_090990A), giving the protein MYKWLTSYYPTVREELITNEGQKDVDIFYVDMNGVIHHCTHANKETLPVHDEHELLTNILKYLKNLFHLVKPRKLVYVGVDGVSPKAKMNQQRKRRFLSLFKVSDNSNSAHLFNPNCITTGTDFMYKINLALNKWFQILKKKGIFPFDVIFSGSDVPGEGEHKILKFIREHCKRDGAFRNYSHCIYGLDADLIMLSLVTHLNSIFILRDKYKMANDSHAALLENLEKAQRGVGQPGGDAENTNHGGNEENPIQGGNAEEPIQSDTAEDTIQPHTAEDAAPPFCRVHRYTQDHYANCEPLNSYDFEILDVYKLRNSIRTQIATYINKLKKEKNVVFNISRVVDDIVFLSFLVGNDFLPHIPNVDINEGSMNEILNAYIFYIYKYGNYITLKDKVHIQRLKIILKILSAQEFSYFLKRGNDENVREFTDERTYKGYYYLQKFGVEDPQQIQLIVNKYIEGLFWNLHYYHFGCASWCWEYPYHYAPLCSDLLSFEKSDFFFEKGKPYSAYTHLISVLPQKDNNLLPEAYKNIYSEDEVKSFFPENVRIDPNGKKETWEYIVHLPFINCNTINKIITERSKKISRLKYKLR; this is encoded by the exons ATGTACAAATGGCTGACCTCATACTACCCTACAGTAAGGGAAGAGCTAATCACTAATGAGGGGCAGAAAGACGTAGACATTTTTTACGTTGACATGAATGGAGTGATACATCACTGCACACATGCGAACAAGGAGACTCTCCCTGTGCATGATGAGCACGAGTTGCTTACAAACATTTTGAAGTACTTAAAAAATCTATTTCATTTGGTGAAACCTAGGAAGTTAGTTTATGTGGGGGTCGATGGGGTCTCCCCTAAGGCCAAGATGAATCAACAGAGGAAGAGACGCTTCCTCAGCTTATTTAAGGTCAGCGATAATTCTAACTCGGCTCACTTGTTTAACCCTAACTGTATCACCACCGGCACGGATTTCATGTACAAGATTAACCTCGCCCTGAACAAGTGGTTCCagattttgaagaagaaggggatCTTCCCCTTCGACGTGATTTTCTCCGGGTCGGACGTGCCAGGAGAGGGCGAgcacaaaattttgaagttcATTCGGGAG cacTGCAAGCGCGACGGCGCCTTCCGAAACTACAGCCACTGCATCTACGGACTGGACGCGGACCTCATCATGCTGTCGCTTGTGACGCACCTTAACAGCATCTTCATTCTGAGGGACAAGTACAAAATGGCCAACGACTCGCACGCCGCGCTGCTGGAGAATTTGGAGAAGGCGCAGCGGGGGGTTGGCCAGCCCGGGGGGGACGCTGAAAATACCAATCATGGGGGTAACGAGGAAAACCCAATTCAGGGCGGCAACGCGGAAGAGCCGATTCAGTCGGACACCGCTGAGGATACCATTCAACCGCACACCGCCGAAgacgccgctccccccttctgcagaGTCCACCGCTACACGCAGGACCACTACGCCAACTGTGAACCGCTGAACAGCTACGATTTCGAAATTTTGGATGTATACAAATTGCGCAACTCGATAAGGACCCAAATAGCAAcctacataaataaattgaagaaagaaaagaacgtCGTCTTCAACATCAGCCGAGTGGTAGACGACATAGTGTTCCTCTCCTTCCTAGTGGGAAACGACTTCCTCCCCCACATCCCAAACGTTGACATTAATGAAGGGTCTATGAATGAAATTCTGAACGCgtacatattttacatatacaaATACGGCAACTATATAACGCTTAAGGATAAGGTGCACATTCAGAGGCTCAAGATTATCCTAAAGATTTTAAGTGCCCAAGAGTTTTCCTATTTTCTGAAGAGGGGAAACGATGAGAATGTTAGGGAGTTTACGGATGAGCGCACGTACAAGGGCTACTACTACCTGCAGAAGTTCGGGGTGGAGGACCCCCAGCAGATCCAGCTCATTGTGAATAAGTACATCGAGGGCCTCTTCTGGAATTTGCACTACTACCACTTCGGCTGCGCCAGTTGGTGTTG GGAGTACCCCTACCACTACGCGCCCCTGTGCAGCGATTTGCTCTCCTTTGAGAAGTCCGATttctttttcgaaaag ggaaAGCCCTACTCGGCCTACACGCACCTCATCAGCGTGCTGCCGCAGAAGGACAACAACCTCCTGCCCGAGGCGTACAA AAACATCTACTCCGAAGACGAGGTGAAGTCCTTCTTCCCGGAGAACGTTCGAATCGatccaaatggaaagaa AGAAACCTGGGAGTACATCGTGCACCTCCCCTTCATAAACTGCAACACGATAAACAAGATAATCACGGAGCGTAGTAAAAAGATTTCGAGGCTCAAATACAAGTTGAGGTAA
- a CDS encoding hypothetical protein, conserved (encoded by transcript PVX_090985A; Apicoplast targeted protein. Curated by Stuart Ralph, Walter and Eliza Hall Institute of Medical Research, Australia.) translates to MSCLLGSNVERGVSHFIFPFHVLPHSLRSWLPRLALLFALLHGVTLCKSGQGMDAPRGPPGVPPIFSVISSDVKLGNQGDYVRRAHHHEAVKLYEQVRNKCRVYFLPLVWQCGERGGPRGRATERNAEGAPNSTPNRAANRGDETPFEYLQRNLGETKHKVESLAAHIQQSDVVVVPMNYHDILNKHLLDISQFSNFLNAIDLLLYVSQTRGNHNVIFYIFNFHEDDDAPGGRSHHDDYVEKEKASIVHIVKSFLRSHWKDPYHKCVKERFVFARGNCIDVDRWRGQIGKRRVYSRVKVPQSQSDPAEGKAPQSPLIPTEGKAPPSPRIHTEGQIPQSPLIPPTGDRSRDAIFAKYRPDTLKNLTSENYFVYNFFSNLKISILHEYLKLASQLKVDSFDPLPDAAKMKGKMNQVAKEVDLLLNKFLLFQLNKRVIQNDDAMEHIRKKQHAYLVHIILTDLLEKYEHNLETLIRHLYQLYRERIKKIKITSNIIREFTREIKNIDELFHLHNSALSFVDYFKNKGGHFRERANCISLQMEAKLLQTVNETATEIVNYYISQGVYVRHYEFTAGFLSLRKLSFFSYLLQKVADSLRNRISLSFNYLSPSAFGFSSYKDDLSLSPKRDLMITTSEMDQVQKINIPASTYSKILLSMDANKR, encoded by the exons ATGAGTTGCCTCCTTGGGAGCAATGTAGAACGAGGAGTTtcgcattttatttttccttttcacgtTCTGCCTCACTCGTTGCGCAGTTGGCTTCCCCGTTTGGCTCTCCTCTTCGCCTTGCTGCATGGGGTAACGCTCTGCAAGAGTGGCCAGGGGATGGACGCGCCGCGGGGCCCCCCTGGCGTGCCCCCCATTTTCAGCGTCATCAGCAGCGATGTCAAGCTGGGGAACCAAGGGGACTACGTGAGGAGGGCGCACCACCACGAGGCGGTGAAACTCTACGAGCAGGTCCGGAACAAATGCAGGGTGTACTTTTTGCCGCTCGTCTGGCAATGCGGCGAGAGGGGGGGCCCACGCGGGAGGGCCACAGAAAGGAACGCTGAGGGGGCCCCTAACAGTACCCCCAACAGAGCCGCTAACCGGGGCGACGAAACCCCCTTCGAATACCTGCAGCGAAACCTGGGAGAGACGAAGCACAAGGTGGAAAGCCTCGCGGCGCACATCCAACAGTCAGACGTTGTAGTAGTCCCCATGAACTACCacgacattttaaataagcaCCTCCTGGACATTTCCCAGTTTAGCAACTTCCTCAATGCGATCGACCTCCTACTGTATGTAAGCCAAACGAGGGGTAACCACAacgttattttttacatattcaACTTTCATGAAGATGATGATGCCCCGGGGGGCAGGTCCCACCACGACGACTACgtagagaaggaaaaggcatCCATCGTCCACATAGTAAAGTCGTTTCTGCGCAGCCACTGGAAGGACCCGTACCACAAGTGTGTGAAGGAGCGGTTCGTTTTTGCGAGGGGGAACTGCATCGACGTGGATAGGTGGCGAGGTCAAATTGGGAAGAGGAGGGTCTACTCCAGAGTGAAGGTCCCACAATCACAGAGTGATCCTGCGGAGGGGAAAGCCCCACAATCACCGCTTATCCCTACTGAGGGGAAAGCCCCACCATCACCGCGTATCCACACGGAGGGGCAAATCCCACAATCACCGCTTATCCCCCCAACTGGGGACCGCAGCAGGGACGCCATCTTTGCGAAGTACCGCCCCGACACGCTGAAGAACCTGACTAGCGAAAACTACTTcgtgtataattttttttccaacctgAAAATCTCCATCCTACACGAATACTTAAAATTGGCTAGCCAGCTAAAGGTGGACAGTTTTGACCCCCTGCCAGAtgcagcaaaaatgaaaggaaaaatgaaccaaGTGGCGAAAGAAGTGGATTTGCTGCTTAACAAGTTTTTACTCTTTCAATTGAACAAAAGGGTCATTCAAAATGATGATGCGATGGAACATATTAGGAAGAAGCAGCACGCCTACCTCGTCCACATCATCCTAACGGACTTGctagaaaaatatgaacacaaTTTGGAGACCCTCATTCGGCACTTATACCAGTTATATAGAGagagaattaaaaaaataaaaataacttcaaATATAATTCGTGAGTTTACgagagaaattaaaaacattgATGAGTTGTTTCACCTGCACAACTCGGCCTTGTCCTTTGTGGACTACTTTAAAAACAAAGGGGGTCACTTTCGCGAAAGGGCCAACTGTATTTCCCTTCAGATGGAGGCAAAACTTCTTCAAACCGTAAATGAAACTGCTACGGAAATTGTGAATTACTATATATCACAGGGGGTGTACGTTCGGCACTACGAATTCACTGCTGGCTTTCTCTCCCTGAGGAagctctccttcttttcctacTTGCTCCAAAAGGTCGCCGATTCGCTCAGGAACAGAATAAGCCTCAGCTTTAACTACCTGTCCCCGAGCGCCTTCGGCTTCTCCTCCTACAA GGACGACCTCTCCTTGTCGCCCAAGCGGGACCTCATGATCACGACCAGCGAAATGGACCaggtgcaaaaaat AAACATCCCCGCGAGCACCTACTCGAAGATCCTCCTCTCAATGGACGCGAATAAGAGGTAA
- a CDS encoding hypothetical protein, conserved (encoded by transcript PVX_091000A; Apicoplast targeted protein. Curated by Stuart Ralph, Walter and Eliza Hall Institute of Medical Research, Australia.), producing the protein MVCPQLLALLLIVINIKCVVSLRTHTFRNRSGIQHQHSDFLHGGEQGRRRDVPTFVNVTYKNGLKLPSRCIFDRLRNPFKCLSPLRGSFQTVQVSRRERKGDSSRLENLSITQGTSVAVLQGEGKNVVSEKRNILCNRLKERTQDGHLLDEGSDAVGGGSKDQITHDRGIEIEQGKSPKREEGGARGMSQIQGKGGSLVGRSRGAYRKRGPPQGVVDIQNTHVRGFLQGGGEGRSLHLLNYIYQSWKEKNFANFVTAIKDEGFDHTCVEKWLHKMSISLNKKYVKIQLRRDYVLIKNKYFDPRQTRVKEFHLTYGDINRCLEILIKDMGKFCSYEMSSILWAITIILIKLFKSSNSVDTSACAVYSEREAVVTTLLRNFREFFSLIVSHLNRVKGYLSIDESLWAIWSLCKLLHFNVLAAPPVGGGSGSGGSGGGDFSASDFSVSDFSASDPSLGTSPQGEGPREGRAYSPHQVAYLKNKFQLTEESVTHILDIFNHIYKYLHGNLQFLQEKYYVYIPFIIFESQTLLLRSSVLLLNKILSIILRRNILLSLFSFDTLKRQYGRGTPQGQSRGAPLVSIPHSKNGYAQNGDVFKIKTLSKVYKLIKCISKIFYPLKNPNIRNLNLHNNYRSLDVALLGDFVRACNDVLVKYVDYFVFVIGRGGGECPVEEGGEVHLGVAAEGEDRLPPGERIRVEHKNELVFIYNCLKSSLVSLIKLDLKDKYLYEWLNGNMHLFQFGRARRGNAPVGSGPVGSGPVGSGPVGSGPISGGPVGSGPISGGPMGNVPIAAALGDRYSDHFQSEELPGEGPPLVEGSPVGETNSKNTSYGEPQVGDGNTHLGQGEGVNLTPLGPPASVTTATPSNGSANPNDVCLDVLALSKFTKLYSTEMKRKLIDNVKRSIADSLNQFEDLYGGSDTDQVHYPTYVCINDIYIIQERKIEELYDEETKTFFKKKKKNNNFRNIIMPKQLAIYVNYIGRNMNLVETKKQLDEIFSLSVRYINTTRFNYFTSNDIIHFLQGLLNYYQVERKGVSALSEQVSKMLILLCSIVESSFLKWKSSNVCQLVYLLTKYKHIHRNIFNKFDWLLSTIEFPRYVYKRARVDPPGGGAAQSDYPDSPKMDSTEVDSPKMDIPEEDSPKMDIPKMDGPKMDSPEVVFSPPPHRSERTSKPTHISINEIKYDNLGSALWAMTSLNKHVIRKKFFLKFCYLFSVYISLHMKLYLSEKHRGGYYANGLDISTERTAKGESPNDDHFLRHHASYFKMPLDTMTISIYVNTFARKIKIGFKNLYDVIKDDVRIVSSFSLKELSYIMYSLANVDRSALGDSVFHGECSSLHDGGDAREEGKRRFEEFVQGAGALWVDELDGMFDAAQGGSPKEIGSREEEDAAANEVPHPDGERSGNVRSSDGGSGDGGDDHPTTGRSKTIARKKNFLKFKRDRIEISSEFLNSLMEKVFNCASAILQRKKKYLQEAASDDSLYLSNANKRKKIEIIDLMKLVYSIFVFLNQRVLIGRVDGIRFDLAEQIIRLYSLIVKSFPSTLNYIYVIIDTYALISNVYTLDAFTRGIIKVGGRLVGGSMETTEPSRCGTSASTHILLPSSHPPLPLQEFVQICVKKVEEEKMLDLEKKKIILSIQNLKATN; encoded by the exons ATGGTATGTCCTCAGCTGCTCGCTCTTCTGCTTATAGTGATAAATATAAAGTGCGTAGTTTCTCTTAGAACACACACTTTTAGGAACAGGTCAGGCATACAACACCAGCACAGTGACTTCCTCCATGGCGGTGAGCAAGGGAGACGAAGGGATGTTCCCACGTTCGTCAATGTAACTTATAAAAACGGTTTGAAGCTCCCCAGTCGATGCATCTTTGATCGGTTGAGGAATCCTTTTAAGTGCTTATCACCCTTAAGGGGCAGCTTCCAAACTGTGCAGGTGAGCAGGAGAGAAAGGAAGGGGGACTCCTCCCGATTAGAAAATTTGAGCATCACACAGGGCACTTCCGTAGCTGTGCTCCAGGGtgaaggtaaaaatgtaGTCAGTGAAAAGAGAAACATTTTATGCAACAGGTTGAAGGAGCGCACACAAGATGGTCATTTGTTGGATGAGGGAAGTGACGCAGTTGGAGGCGGCTCGAAGGACCAAATTACACATGATAGGGGAATAGAGATTGAGCAGGGGAAGAGCCCCAAGCGGGAAGAGGGGGGAGCCAGGGGAATGAGTCAGATACAGGGAAAGGGAGGCAGTCTGGTGGGGAGGAGCAGAGGTGCCTATCGGAAGAGgggccccccccagggggtcGTGGACATACAGAACACGCATGTGCGGGGCTTTCTGCAGGGCGGCGGAGAGGGCCG GTCGCTGCACCTGCTGAACTACATCTACCAGTCgtggaaggagaagaactTCGCCAACTTCGTCACGGCGATCAAGGACGAAGGGTTCGACCACACCTGTGTGGAAAAGTGGCTGCACAAAATGTCCATCAGCCTGAATaagaaatatgtaaaaatacaACTGAGGAGGGACTACGTGTTGAttaagaataaatattttgatcCGAGGCAAACGAGAGTGAAAGAGTTTCACCTAACGTATGGAGACATTAACAGATGCTTGGAGATTTTAATAAAAGACATGGGCAAATTCTGTTCATATGAAATGTCGTCGATTCTTTGGGCCATCACCATTATTTTGATAAAGCTCTTTAAAAGCTCCAACAGCGTGGACACTAGTGCCTGCGCGGTGTACTCGGAAAGGGAGGCGGTGGTAACTACACTGTTGCGTAATTttagggaatttttttcgctgATTGTTTCCCACTTGAATAGGGTGAAGGGGTACTTGTCCATCGACGAGTCTCTGTGGGCCATCTGGAGCCTGTGCAAGCTCCTGCACTTCAACGTGCTGGCCGCGCCCCCCGTTGGGGGTGGAAGTGGCAGCGGTGGGAGCGGTGGAGGTGACTTCTCAGCGAGTGACTTCTCAGTGAGTGACTTCTCAGCGAGTGACCCCTCATTGGGAACCTCCCCCCAGGGAGAGGGCCCGCGCGAAGGGCGCGCGTACAGCCCGCACCAAGTGGCCTACctgaaaaacaaattccAGCTGACCGAAGAAAGCGTCACGCACATCCTTGACATATTCAACCACATATACAAGTACCTCCACGGAAACCTGCAATTCCTGCAGGAAAAATATTACGTCTACATCCCCTTCATCATCTTCGAGTCTCAGACGCTGCTGCTCAGAAGCAGCGTGCTGCTGCTCAACAAGATCCTCTCCATCATTTTGCGGAGGaacattttgctttccctgTTCAGCTTCGACACACTCAAAAGGCAATATGGGAGAGGCACTCCCCAAGGGCAGAGTAGAGGAGCCCCCCTCGTCAGCATCCCGCATAGCAAAAATGGCtacgcacaaaatggggacgtctttaaaattaaaacccTGAGCAAGGTGTACAAACTGATCAAATgcatttcaaaaatattttaccctTTGAAGAACCCCAACATCCGGAATTTGAATttgcataataattatagGAGCCTGGATGTGGCTCTCCTGGGCGACTTCGTTCGCGCGTGCAATGATGTCCTGGTGAAGTACGTAGACTACTTCGTGTTCGTCATTGGTCGGGGCGGGGGAGAGTGCCCAGTGGAGGAGGGAGGCGAGGTTCACTTGGGTGTAGctgcggagggggaagaccGACTACCTCCCGGGGAACGCATACGCGTGGAGCATAAGAACGAGCTGGTGTTCATTTACAACTGCCTGAAGAGCTCCCTCGTGTCGCTGATCAAATTGGACCTGAAGGACAAGTACCTGTACGAGTGGCTGAACGGGAACATGCACCTCTTTCAGTTTGGGCGGGCCAGGAGAGGTAATGCCCCAGTTGGTAGCGGCCCAGTCGGTAGCGGCCCAGTCGGTAGCGGCCCAGTCGGTAGCGGTCCAATCAGTGGCGGCCCAGTCGGTAGCGGGCCAATCAGTGGCGGCCCAATGGGCAATGTGCCAATCGCTGCCGCCCTAGGTGACCGCTATTCCGACCACTTCCAAAGCGAGGAGCTCCCGGGAGAGGGCCCACCTCTTGTGGAGGGCAGCCCCGTGGGGGAGACTAACTCTAAGAATACCTCGTATGGTGAGCCCCAAGTGGGAGATGGCAACACCCACCTTGGCCAAGGCGAGGGGGTCAATCTAACCCCGTTGGGCCCCCCTGCAAGTGTAACCACCGCTACCCCTTCAAATGGCAGTGCAAACCCCAATGATGTGTGCCTGGATGTGCTGGCGCTGAGCAAGTTCACCAAGTTGTATAGCAccgaaatgaagaggaagctgATAGACAACGTGAAGCGGAGCATTGCAGATTCGCTGAATCAGTTTGAAGATCTGTACGGGGGTAGCGACACCGACCAGGTGCATTACCCGACGTACGTGTGCATTAACGATATATACATCATacaggaaaggaaaatagAAGAACTGTATGATGAGGAGACCAAGacgtttttcaaaaaaaaaaaaaaaaacaacaacttTAGGAACATCATAATGCCAaaacagctagccatttaCGTTAACTACATAGGAAGAAATATGAATCTGgtagaaacgaaaaaacagCTGGACGAAATTTTCTCCCTCTCAGTGAGGTACATCAATACTACCCGCTTTAACTACTTCACCTCAAATGATATCATTCACTTTTTGCAAGGCCTCTTAAATTACTACCAAGTGGAAAGGAAAGGCGTGAGTGCTCTGTCCGAACAAGTGAGCAAAATGCTAATACTGCTTTGCAGCATTGTGGAGAGCTCGTTCCTCAAATGGAAGTCCTCAAATGTGTGCCAACTCGTTTATTTGCTAACAAAGTATAAGCATATACAcaggaatatttttaacaaattcgACTGGCTGCTCAGCACAATTGAGTTTCCCCGCTATGTGTATAAGCGGGCTCGGGTGGACCCCCCAGGTGGTGGGGCGGCTCAATCGGATTATCCAGACAGCCCCAAAATGGACAGCACCGAAGTGGATAGCCCCAAAATGGACATCCCCGAAGAGGATAGCCCCAAAATGGACATCCCCAAAATGGACGGCCCCAAAATGGACAGCCCCGAAGTGgtgttctccccccccccgcaccGCTCCGAGCGAACGAGCAAACCCACACACATCAGCATAAACGAAATTAAATATGACAATCTGGGCTCTGCTCTCTGGGCCATGACCTCCCTCAACAAGCACGTAATTAGAAAGAAGTTTTTCCTAAAATTTTGTTACCTCTTTTCCGTGTACATTTCGCTGCACATGAAGTTATATTTAAGTGAGAAGCACCGAGGTGGTTACTACGCAAACGGTTTGGACATCTCTACGGAGCGCACTGCGAAGGGGGAGTCTCCAAATGATGATCACTTCTTACGGCACCATGCCAgctattttaaaatgccCCTGGACACAATGACCATAAGTATCTACGTCAACACCTTTgcgaggaaaataaaaattgggtTCAAAAATCTGTATGATGTTATTAAGGATGACGTGAGGATtgtctcctccttttctctGAAGGAGCTTTCCTACATTATGTACTCCCTGGCTAACGTCGATAGGAGTGCCTTGGGGGACAGCGTCTTCCATGGTGAGTGCAGTTCTCTCCACGACGGGGGTGATGCCAGGGAGGAGGGTAAGCGCCGCTTTGAGGAGTTTGTGCAGGGGGCGGGCGCCCTGTGGGTGGACGAGCTGGACGGCATGTTTGACGCGGCGCAGGGGGGGTCCCCAAAGGAGATAGGCAGtcgagaagaggaagacgcaGCAGCGAATGAGGTGCCCCACCCTGACGGAGAGAGAAGCGGAAACGTCAGAAGCAGCGACGGCGGTAGCGGCGATGGGGGGGACGACCACCCTACGACGGGGCGAAGCAAAACGATCGCGCGGAAGAAAAACTTCCTAAAGTTCAAGAGAGACCGAATCGAAATTTCCAGCGAGTTCCTAAACAGCCTGATGGAGAAAGTGTTCAACTGCGCATCGGCCATtttgcaaaggaaaaaaaagtacctcCAAGAAGCGGCCTCTGATGACAGCCTCTACCTCAGTAACGCcaacaaaaggaagaaaatcgaAATAATAGACCTCATGAAATTAGTGTACagcatttttgttttcctaaACCAACGGGTTTTGATCGGTCGAGTGGATGGAATTCGGTTCGACCTGGCCGAGCAGATCATTCGCCTGTACAGCCTCATCGTCAAGAGCTTCCCCAGCACGCTCAACTACATCTACGTCATCATCGACACCTACGCCCTCATCAGCAATGTGTACACGTTGGACGCCTTCACGCGGGGCATCATCAAGGTGGGTGGTCGATTGGTTGGCGGTTCAATGGAAACCACTGAACCGTCTCGATGTGGCACCTCTGCCAGCACACATATCCTTCTACCCTCCTCCCatcctcccctccccctgcagGAATTCGTCCAAATTTGCGTAAAAAAGGTTGAAGAGGAGAAGATGCTGGAtttggagaagaaaaaaattattttgagcATTCAAAATTTGAAGGCCACCAACTGA